ACCGAAGGCGCAACCCCACCCACCCTCTCAAGCGACTTCCTCATCTCCGGACCCTGATCTGCGGCAATGGGATCGCTCGGAATTAGGCCAGGGTGAAATCCCTGCTCGGCTTGCCGATACTGGCAGCGGCGGCACCCGCGGGTGTCGTTTCCCTCCCTGAAGGCGCTATCATGGCCTCTATCCGTGCCCCTCTCAGAGCAACGGGGGAAACCCTTGGTCCGGTTCTTTGGATCGGATGGCGGCGGCGTCACGACATCGCTCCCCTTCTGGAAGGCGCCATCTTACTTGCTCGCGGCGTCCCCGGTGTTGGATCTAGAGATGTTTGATGTTTGGTCGGTTCGGCTTGCCCCTCTACTTGGGTCAGGCTTGGTGGTTTAGCTATGGTCTTTTCTTTTGTTCGGGCTGAGCATCCTGTGTCATTCTGCTCTGGGTCCCATGTCCACGCCTATGTACTTTTCTGCTTTTCTTCTATCAATGAAATGATACGCAAGCTTTGCATATTCGCGAAAAAAAAGCATTGACCGAAGGAGTGGGGATAGCATGCCTGGTACAAGTACACCGGTCATTACCAGGCTCGTTTCGGGAATCCCCTCGTTTCCGGCAACGCACTGCTTCAAGTCGCTCATGGATCATGACGACGCGGCGTACAGAGCTTTCTTGAGGGTCTCCCCCAACCTCTGCCGCTCCCAGGGCATCATCGTCAACACCTTCCGCTTGCTCGAGCCGCGTGCCGTGGACGCCATCAGTGCCGGGCTCTGCACACCTCCCGACCTCCCGACACCTCCTGTCTACTGCATCGGCCCATTGATCAAGGCGGAGGAGGTGGGCGTGAAACACGACCGAGAGTGCCTCGCATGGCTAGACACACAGCCCATGGCCAGCGTGGTGTTCCTATGCTTCGGCAGCCGCAGCCTATTCAGCGCAAATCAGACCAGAGAGCTGGCCACTGGCCTGGAGGCGAGTGGCAAAAGGTTCTTGTGGGTTGTGCAGAGCCCGCCCAGGGACATCGACGACCCTGCGAAGAAGCTGGACAAGTTGCCGGAGCCGGACCTCGACGCTCTCCTCCCCGAGGGCTTCCTGGAGCGGACCAAGGGCATGGGTCTCGTCGTCAAGTCATGGGCACCGCAGCGTGATGTGCTGGCGCACGACGCGGTGGGTGCCTTTGTGACGCACTGCGGGTGGAACTCCGTGCTAGAGACGGTCATGTCCGGCATGCCCATGCTGGCCTGGCCACTCTACGCGGAGCAACGGGTTAACAGAGTGTTCCTGGAGAAAGAGCTGGGTCTGGCCGTGGCGGTGGAAGGGTACGACAAGGAGGTGGTCCAGGTGGCGTCCAAGGTGAGGTGGATGATGGAGTCTGACGGCGGGAGGGTGCTCCGAGAGCAGACCTTGGCGGCCATGCGGCCGGGCAAGGAGGCGCTGATCCCGGGCGGGGAGTCGGTCGTGACCTTGACACAACTGGTGGAGAGCTGGATGGCTTCACCTTCACAAGGGGGACAAGATCACGAGGTGGCCTCACTTGATTGCGCGCCTCTCGTTTCTGTCCAAGAAGAAATGCCATCGTGATTTGATTTCTAACAGAGCAGTAGCTACCGAAGTCCCGCCCACCAACCATGTTGCGTGCAAATAGCCATGTCAATAAAGATGATTTGATGAACATAAATCAGTATGTTCATGACCATAAGCTGGATGTGAAAAGAAACAAATATTCAGATGATTTGATGAAGTGCTCTGCTCTCTGTTCTTCTGATGGCAATATTCAGAATGTAGCACTTTTCATATCAaaagtttgtgaaggaagtaggTTTCTTTTTCTATGGATGTACGTCATGCTATGACAAGTAGCCTTGGAAATTTTGGTGCAAATATTATGACTGACTATGTGTACCGCGCACACACAAAAGGACAATTCAGTTTATAGGGCTAAGTCTCCACAACAACATGGTTCACGACATCAGGGTCAGGGGTATATTTTGTAGTTTAGAAGGCTCGGTTATAGCATATGATACTATGATGCGCATTTCTCCCATATACATGTGACTAATTAAAATAAATTACTCTCTATAAATATGTTCACATGGCAGTGTAGTAAACATCAGGCCAAAGTAAAATATACACGAAACATGCTCACTTTTTGTAGGTCTGTGCTCGCAGAAAGCAGAGGTTCTTCAGAGATAATAGTAAATCAATAGAGCGAACGCAGAATCCTGACTACAAAGCATGTGGATGTATCTGCATATGCAGTGCACATCCACATTTCTCCACCAACAGTTCATCCGTAACACATGTGAAGCAAGCGTTGGCGTGGCAATCCTGTTGGTGCCGAAATCCTGTTGATGACAAGGATTCTGACATCATCCTCCAGCACCTCTATAACCTCAATTTCAAGGTGGTGGAGGTTACGGAGCTCTCTGATCGAGTTGGGAACCCTTGGTAACTTGCACATCATATGGAGTCTCTGAAGAAGGCAGCACGAAGAAGATTCGGGGCTGCAAAGTTTTTCAAGGGCATAGCTCAAAGCATCCATACGTATTTTACGTACATCTGCCACACTGTTAAATTTGGTATAGTTAATACTAAGATCCCTCAAATTGGTCAAACCCCCAAGATCTCTGATGCTGTCTATTGAGTTCCATGACAAATCAAAGTATCTCAGTGTACGTATCCTTGTCAAGTTTCCAATCCCTTCGGGAAAACGCGTCCCATAAGGAATAGTCAAATGCAATAACCGGCGTAAATGAACAACATCTGGTGGAAGTGTAACTCGAACAAGGTAGTTTGCCAAAGCTCCTAATTCCAATGTCTCCAATTGTTGTAATCCCCGAATTTTATCTGGTAGCACTAATAAAGTAGCAAAAACATTTAGATAACGCAATTGGAACAAATGGCAAATTCCAGTGAGGTCAAGTAGCACGGGTCCATGGTTTGCTCTTGCAAACTCAAGAGTTAACACCCGGAGGTGCTTGAACTATGATAAAGAAGGTTTGTATGCTGAGGTACCAAATCTTGCTAGAATTCTTACTTGTGAGAGATGGATGGTTCCCAACACTGCTAATTGAACTGTAAAGTTGGCCTTATGGTTTGATGGTTGTTGGATCCTCTTTTTGATGCTTCTGGTGATGTTTCAGGATGATCAAGGTGAAGAATGACAAGTAAATCATATCGGAGATCTTGGTCATCACAGCAAATAAACTACATCTCCCCTTAGGCACTACATTGTCTGACACCGGTTTGACGTTCTTGCCCAATTAACGCCACCCTCCCAGCTCTTGTGTAGATTTTACCAGACCTATTCGATGTGCTTGCTTACACTGACATGGACATTATTGTGCCCCTCACGTTGTTTGAGAGTGATGCCAAGCTAATAGACAACATCCATATGGTAAAGCTGCCCTTATATGGTACATTTAGATGTATATATCTTTGTCGATTTTATGTGTAATGTTTTCATATCATACATATTTGGTAGTTGTATTAGAGAATATTGTGCATATCAACTCAATTTCAATTAGGAGAAAACTACAAAAGTTTTCCTTTTTTTAATGTAGCACCATATATTGAATAAATAGTTGAAGTTGTTGTTTGTTCATTTATTTAATCAACATAATTT
This sequence is a window from Aegilops tauschii subsp. strangulata cultivar AL8/78 chromosome 7, Aet v6.0, whole genome shotgun sequence. Protein-coding genes within it:
- the LOC109758963 gene encoding uncharacterized protein yields the protein MPGTSTPVITRLVSGIPSFPATHCFKSLMDHDDAAYRAFLRVSPNLCRSQGIIVNTFRLLEPRAVDAISAGLCTPPDLPTPPVYCIGPLIKAEEVGVKHDRECLAWLDTQPMASVVFLCFGSRSLFSANQTRELATGLEASGKRFLWVVQSPPRDIDDPAKKLDKLPEPDLDALLPEGFLERTKGMGLVVKSWAPQRDVLAHDAVGAFVTHCGWNSVLETVMSGMPMLAWPLYAEQRVNRVFLEKELGLAVAVEGYDKEVVQVASKVRWMMESDGGRVLREQTLAAMRPGKEALIPGGESVVTLTQLVESWMASPSQGGQDHEVCARRKQRFFRDNSKSIERTQNPDYKACGCICICSAHPHFSTNSSSVTHVKQALAWQSCWCRNPVDDKDSDIILQHLYNLNFKVVEVTELSDRVGNPWMIKILPDLFDVLAYTDMDIIVPLTLFESDAKLIDNIHMMDGRGNSRSHVLVQQEREKLQVLAKGPGNHGSASQKTSSPRYPLLRNSDRSGFGFPDRRCLGFGSASATATVDVSEAASNTPTPATLLFQIYEALFSDLEEVRELTREYCRDMKGENRPIILSHNKLPNLIEDDEFGNIGDPAWAIFMEDREQNLSVKVRKAFCPEKVAQGNPCLEYIRYIVFPWFGHCEVPGKE